One genomic segment of Luteitalea sp. includes these proteins:
- the xth gene encoding exodeoxyribonuclease III, with translation MKILSWNVNGIRKRAGEVAELLAREAPDVACLQEIKASADLVPIALFEMAGYWSYWHGGKGYSGIALLVRRAHSARQPEFSHPDFNVEHRIATTSMGGLTIASVYVPNGGRDFPAKLRFLEAMGNYVAATRTQGESVVLCGDMNVARAEMDVHPKERKANAVGQRPDERALFERVLDQGLVDVGRTFDPDNDGLFTWWAPWRSMRQRNIGWRIDYILAATPVAGATRSSRVLAEFGTSDHAPLVAEFDV, from the coding sequence ATGAAAATCCTGTCGTGGAACGTCAACGGTATTCGGAAGCGAGCCGGTGAGGTTGCCGAGTTGCTCGCCCGCGAGGCGCCTGATGTGGCGTGCCTGCAAGAGATCAAAGCGTCGGCGGATCTCGTGCCAATTGCCCTCTTCGAGATGGCCGGCTACTGGAGCTACTGGCATGGCGGCAAAGGGTACTCGGGCATCGCGCTGCTGGTTCGGCGCGCGCACAGCGCGCGCCAGCCGGAGTTCTCCCATCCCGACTTCAACGTCGAGCATCGGATTGCCACGACTTCCATGGGAGGTCTCACGATTGCGTCCGTTTACGTGCCCAACGGCGGACGGGACTTTCCAGCCAAGCTGCGGTTTCTCGAAGCCATGGGGAACTACGTGGCGGCAACCCGGACACAAGGGGAATCGGTCGTGCTGTGCGGTGACATGAACGTCGCGCGAGCGGAGATGGACGTCCATCCGAAGGAGCGGAAGGCCAACGCCGTCGGCCAACGTCCAGACGAGCGTGCGCTGTTCGAGCGTGTGCTCGATCAGGGTCTCGTCGACGTCGGCCGGACGTTCGATCCGGACAACGATGGCCTGTTCACCTGGTGGGCGCCGTGGCGCAGCATGCGTCAACGGAACATCGGCTGGCGCATCGACTACATCTTGGCGGCAACGCCCGTGGCTGGAGCGACCCGGAGCTCCCGTGTCCTCGCGGAATTCGGCACCAGCGATCATGCGCCGCTCGTCGCGGAGTTCGACGTCTGA